A genomic window from Streptomyces sp. HUAS YS2 includes:
- a CDS encoding MerR family transcriptional regulator, protein MTADDSFGRLDDDDYPAYTMGRAAEMVGTTQGFLRALGEARLITPLRSGGGHRRYSRYQLRIAARARELVDQGTPIEAACRIIILEDQLEEAQRINAEYRRAAESSPPPSSE, encoded by the coding sequence GTGACAGCAGACGACTCCTTCGGCCGTCTCGACGACGACGACTACCCCGCCTACACGATGGGCCGGGCCGCCGAGATGGTCGGCACCACCCAGGGATTCCTGCGCGCCCTCGGCGAAGCGCGCCTCATCACTCCGCTGCGTTCCGGCGGCGGCCACCGCCGCTACTCCCGCTACCAGCTGCGCATCGCCGCCCGCGCCCGGGAGCTGGTCGACCAGGGCACCCCCATCGAGGCCGCCTGCCGCATCATCATCCTCGAAGACCAGCTCGAAGAAGCCCAGCGCATCAACGCCGAGTACCGCCGCGCCGCCGAGTCATCCCCGCCGCCGTCCTCGGAGTGA
- a CDS encoding arginase family protein, translating into MAAVELITAPWNLGLRPPAPGREPGTWRAPQALLSAGLEAHLRPARVVELDRPPYDFDAQPATRIRNGVTIREHALQLGEAVRATLAASRFAVVLGGDCSILLGCLLGARRLGRCGLVHLDGHSDFRHPGNHDTGSSLGSAAGMDLALATGRGELLLTHWPVVGRPLVADEDVVQIGDREESGETPPVTRFTAQEIQRIGIAALGERVIRRLERRELDRVWLHLDLDVLDERVLPAVDSPGRPGLDFSQLAELVSTLAATGRVVGLDVAIYDPELDPDSAYAAPLVDCLASALTPLATVETHA; encoded by the coding sequence ATGGCTGCCGTCGAGCTCATCACGGCCCCCTGGAATCTCGGCCTGCGACCGCCCGCGCCGGGGCGCGAGCCCGGAACATGGCGGGCCCCGCAAGCGCTGCTGTCGGCGGGGCTGGAAGCACATCTGCGGCCGGCGCGCGTGGTGGAACTCGACCGTCCGCCGTACGACTTCGACGCGCAGCCGGCGACCCGCATCCGCAACGGGGTGACCATCCGCGAGCACGCGCTGCAACTGGGCGAGGCGGTCCGGGCCACGCTCGCCGCCTCCCGGTTCGCGGTCGTACTGGGCGGCGACTGCAGCATCCTGCTGGGATGCCTGCTGGGGGCCCGGCGCCTCGGACGCTGCGGCCTCGTCCACCTCGACGGGCACAGCGACTTCCGGCACCCCGGCAACCACGACACCGGTTCGTCCCTCGGGTCGGCCGCCGGAATGGACCTGGCCCTGGCCACCGGCCGCGGTGAACTGCTGCTCACCCACTGGCCCGTGGTCGGCCGACCGCTGGTCGCCGACGAGGACGTGGTCCAGATCGGCGACCGGGAGGAGAGCGGGGAGACACCCCCGGTCACCCGGTTCACCGCCCAGGAGATCCAGCGGATCGGCATCGCCGCTCTGGGCGAGCGGGTGATCCGCCGCCTGGAGCGACGCGAGCTGGACCGTGTCTGGCTCCACCTCGACCTCGACGTGCTCGACGAACGCGTCCTGCCCGCGGTGGACTCCCCGGGCCGTCCCGGCCTGGACTTCTCCCAGCTCGCCGAACTCGTCTCGACCCTGGCCGCCACCGGCCGGGTGGTGGGGCTCGACGTCGCCATCTACGACCCGGAACTCGACCCGGACAGTGCGTACGCCGCTCCCCTCGTCGACTGCCTCGCCTCCGCCCTGACCCCGCTCGCGACCGTGGAGACGCACGCATGA
- a CDS encoding DUF5994 family protein — protein sequence MTTTLASLLSARLSLTPKTTLAGLLDGAWWPRSYDLDVELPPLVDALEERFGRITRVAVNPTHWPVVPHKVAVTGHTVHVGWFTEQDPDKMILLSYAVGRCDLLVIPPETEPASAARLMTAAALPGSILAAGALMSDEATISRRIRNARGSEDAWETDGGAAPAPPRHPLIGARTIPIPGMLRR from the coding sequence ATGACCACCACCCTCGCATCCCTGCTTTCGGCGCGCCTGTCACTGACACCGAAGACCACACTCGCCGGCCTCCTGGACGGTGCCTGGTGGCCTCGTTCGTATGACCTGGACGTCGAACTCCCGCCTCTGGTCGACGCGTTGGAGGAGCGCTTCGGACGCATCACGCGCGTCGCGGTGAACCCCACCCACTGGCCCGTCGTCCCGCACAAGGTCGCCGTCACCGGGCACACCGTGCACGTCGGCTGGTTCACCGAACAGGATCCCGACAAGATGATCCTGCTCTCGTACGCCGTCGGCCGCTGCGACCTCCTGGTGATCCCGCCCGAAACCGAACCCGCCTCGGCAGCACGGCTCATGACCGCCGCCGCCCTCCCCGGCAGCATCCTGGCCGCCGGCGCCCTGATGTCCGACGAGGCCACGATCAGCCGACGTATACGGAACGCCCGCGGCAGCGAGGACGCCTGGGAGACCGACGGCGGCGCGGCTCCGGCGCCCCCGCGACACCCGCTCATCGGCGCGCGGACGATCCCCATCCCGGGCATGCTCCGGAGGTGA
- a CDS encoding type II toxin-antitoxin system RelE/ParE family toxin, whose protein sequence is MPYEIKVIEPALAWLHGLRRTDRETLVQIASALDVLKQEGPTLGRPLVDHIKGSKLPNLKELRPRLVRIN, encoded by the coding sequence ATGCCGTACGAGATCAAGGTCATCGAGCCGGCGCTTGCCTGGCTTCATGGCCTTCGTCGCACCGACCGGGAGACGCTGGTGCAGATCGCCAGTGCCCTTGACGTCCTCAAACAGGAAGGTCCCACGTTGGGGCGTCCCTTGGTCGATCACATTAAGGGGTCGAAGCTCCCGAACCTCAAGGAGCTCCGGCCAAGGCTCGTCCGGATCAACTGA
- the dcd gene encoding dCTP deaminase has product MLLSDKDIRAEIDAGRVRIDPYDESMVQPSSIDVRLDRFFRVFENHRYPHIDPAVEQLDLTREVEPEGDEAFILHPGEFVLASTYEVITLPDDIASRLEGKSSLGRLGLVTHSTAGFIDPGFSGHVTLELSNLATLPIKLWPGMKIGQLCMFRLSSPAEFPYGSERYGSRYQGQRGPTASRSYMNFHRTQV; this is encoded by the coding sequence GTGCTTCTCTCAGACAAGGACATCCGGGCCGAGATCGACGCAGGCCGGGTGCGCATCGACCCGTACGACGAATCCATGGTGCAGCCCTCGAGCATCGACGTGCGGCTCGACCGCTTCTTCCGTGTGTTCGAGAACCACCGGTACCCGCACATCGACCCCGCCGTCGAGCAGCTGGACCTCACCCGTGAGGTCGAGCCGGAGGGCGACGAGGCGTTCATCCTGCACCCCGGCGAGTTCGTGCTGGCCTCGACGTACGAGGTCATCACCCTGCCGGACGACATCGCCTCCCGGCTGGAGGGGAAGTCCTCCCTCGGGCGGCTCGGCCTGGTGACCCACTCGACCGCCGGGTTCATCGACCCTGGCTTCTCCGGGCACGTGACCCTGGAGCTGTCGAACCTCGCCACCCTGCCGATCAAGCTCTGGCCGGGGATGAAGATCGGCCAGCTCTGCATGTTCCGGCTGAGCTCGCCCGCCGAGTTCCCGTACGGCTCCGAGCGCTACGGGTCGCGGTACCAGGGCCAGCGGGGGCCGACCGCCTCCCGCTCCTACATGAACTTCCATCGGACCCAGGTGTGA
- a CDS encoding XRE family transcriptional regulator, translating into MTTDKSGATSWDDLKEDLAFTPEEKARTEAGTQQMLAEVRAYRLAEVRKRQHITQNQVAEILGVTQGRVSAIERGEVRRSEVETLASYVAALGGQLKLVADFGDESLVLG; encoded by the coding sequence ATGACCACCGATAAGAGCGGCGCCACCTCGTGGGACGACCTTAAGGAAGATCTCGCGTTCACACCCGAAGAGAAGGCAAGGACCGAGGCAGGGACGCAGCAGATGCTTGCCGAGGTTCGGGCGTACCGCTTGGCGGAGGTGCGGAAGCGTCAGCACATCACGCAGAACCAGGTCGCGGAGATCCTGGGTGTCACTCAGGGTCGCGTCTCAGCCATCGAGAGGGGCGAGGTGAGGCGCTCTGAAGTCGAGACCCTAGCCTCCTACGTGGCGGCGCTGGGAGGGCAGCTCAAGCTTGTAGCAGACTTCGGAGACGAATCCCTAGTCCTTGGCTGA
- a CDS encoding type II toxin-antitoxin system RelE/ParE family toxin, whose product MFVFDPDRNAVILVGGDKSGSWQTWYPSAIKQAEAAYAIYREETQA is encoded by the coding sequence TTGTTCGTCTTCGACCCCGACCGGAACGCGGTGATCCTGGTCGGCGGTGACAAGTCGGGGAGTTGGCAGACCTGGTACCCGAGCGCAATCAAACAGGCCGAAGCGGCATACGCGATCTACCGAGAGGAGACGCAGGCATGA
- a CDS encoding DEAD/DEAH box helicase, giving the protein MNPTRTTSRSSRSRRTGGSAFGSIAAPVRSGRFGSAAPSRAGDPSRSGGRGRRLAAVQGEFALPKTITPPLPAVEAFGALDMPRELLAALTAQGVSVPFPIQGATLPNSLVGRDVLGRGRTGSGKTLAFGLALLARTAGQRAEPRRPIALVLVPTRELAQQVTDALTPYARAVRLRLATVVGGMPIGRQAGALRGGAEVVVATPGRLKDLIDRGDCGLDQVAITVLDEADQMADLGFMPQVTALLDQVRPEGQRMLFSATLDRNVDLLVRRYLTDPVVHSVDPSQGAVTTMEHHLLHVHGADKHRVTTEIAAREGRVIMFLDTKHAVDRLTQDLLDSGVRAAGLHGGKSQPQRTRTLAQFKTGHVTVLVATNVAARGIHVDNLDLVVNVDPPTDHKDYLHRGGRTARAGESGSVVTLVTANQRRGLTRLMATAGIVPRTTQVRSGEEALHRITGARTPSGVPVTITAPTAEPRKRGPVSRGRRSAASAARRASSQRAGA; this is encoded by the coding sequence ATGAACCCCACACGCACGACCAGCCGCTCCTCCCGCAGCCGCCGCACCGGCGGCTCCGCCTTCGGCTCCATCGCCGCTCCCGTCCGGTCCGGTCGCTTCGGTTCGGCCGCCCCCAGCCGTGCGGGAGACCCGAGCCGCTCGGGCGGCCGCGGCCGTCGGCTCGCCGCGGTGCAGGGAGAGTTCGCCCTCCCCAAGACGATCACGCCCCCGCTGCCCGCCGTCGAGGCGTTCGGCGCGCTCGACATGCCCAGGGAGCTCCTGGCCGCGCTCACCGCGCAGGGCGTGTCCGTGCCGTTCCCGATCCAGGGCGCGACCCTGCCGAACTCCCTCGTGGGCCGTGACGTGCTGGGCCGCGGCCGGACCGGCTCCGGCAAGACCCTCGCCTTCGGCCTGGCCCTCCTGGCCCGCACCGCCGGGCAGCGCGCCGAGCCCCGTCGGCCGATCGCCCTCGTCCTCGTCCCCACCCGCGAGCTGGCCCAGCAGGTGACCGACGCCCTCACGCCGTACGCCCGCGCCGTCAGGCTGCGCCTGGCGACCGTGGTCGGCGGCATGCCCATCGGGCGCCAGGCCGGCGCCCTGCGGGGCGGTGCCGAGGTCGTCGTCGCCACCCCCGGGCGCCTCAAGGACCTCATCGACCGAGGCGACTGCGGGCTGGACCAGGTCGCGATCACCGTCCTGGACGAGGCCGACCAGATGGCCGACCTGGGCTTCATGCCCCAGGTCACCGCTCTCCTGGACCAGGTACGCCCCGAGGGCCAGCGGATGCTGTTCTCCGCCACCCTGGACCGCAACGTCGACCTCCTGGTCCGCCGCTACCTCACCGACCCCGTCGTCCACTCCGTCGACCCCTCCCAGGGTGCGGTCACCACCATGGAACACCACCTCCTGCACGTGCACGGCGCTGACAAGCACCGGGTGACGACGGAGATCGCGGCGCGCGAGGGACGGGTGATCATGTTCCTGGACACCAAGCACGCCGTGGACCGGCTCACCCAGGACCTCCTCGACAGCGGAGTCCGCGCCGCGGGGCTCCACGGCGGCAAGTCCCAGCCCCAGCGCACCCGCACCCTCGCCCAGTTCAAGACGGGCCACGTCACCGTCCTGGTGGCCACGAACGTCGCCGCCCGTGGCATCCACGTCGACAACCTCGACCTCGTCGTCAACGTGGATCCGCCGACCGACCACAAGGACTACCTCCACCGCGGCGGCCGCACCGCCCGCGCGGGCGAGTCCGGAAGCGTCGTCACCCTGGTCACCGCCAACCAGAGGCGCGGCCTGACCCGCCTCATGGCCACCGCCGGCATCGTGCCCCGGACCACCCAGGTCCGCTCCGGCGAGGAAGCGCTCCACCGGATCACCGGCGCGCGGACCCCCTCCGGCGTCCCGGTCACCATCACCGCGCCGACGGCCGAGCCGCGTAAGCGCGGCCCGGTGTCCCGCGGTCGGCGTAGCGCCGCCTCGGCGGCCCGCCGCGCGAGCTCACAGCGAGCCGGCGCGTGA
- a CDS encoding cold-shock protein, producing MAAGTVKWFNAEKGFGFIEQDGGGPDVFAHYSNIAAQGFRELQEGQKVTFDIAQGQKGPTAENIVPA from the coding sequence ATGGCTGCTGGCACCGTGAAGTGGTTCAACGCGGAAAAGGGCTTCGGCTTCATCGAGCAGGACGGTGGCGGCCCCGACGTGTTCGCCCACTACTCGAACATCGCCGCCCAGGGCTTCCGCGAGCTGCAGGAAGGCCAGAAGGTCACCTTCGACATCGCGCAGGGCCAGAAGGGCCCGACGGCCGAGAACATCGTTCCCGCCTGA
- a CDS encoding CGNR zinc finger domain-containing protein, which produces MTGTIQPHTFRLRDLVGGHIVIDLVNTVTARGAEPIDWLDGYPRLLEWAALTGHFAPADLTALRRLAGSEPDRAELALGRTRELREALHDLLAALIHQDAPAPAEAVDRVENHWKRAVASARLTFRGATPQLQAGVETSGLDYLDHELALQAFDLLRALPLERTRVCLGQRCGWLFIDGSRGGRRRWCSMATCGNSAKGRTHYQRNRAGGTGPGLDNDEAPGL; this is translated from the coding sequence GTGACGGGAACCATCCAGCCTCACACCTTCAGGCTCCGTGACCTGGTCGGCGGGCACATCGTCATCGACCTGGTGAACACGGTCACGGCGCGTGGCGCGGAGCCGATCGACTGGCTCGACGGTTACCCGCGCCTGCTGGAATGGGCCGCCCTCACCGGTCACTTCGCCCCCGCCGACCTCACGGCCTTGCGGCGGCTGGCCGGGTCCGAGCCCGACAGGGCCGAACTGGCCCTGGGTCGCACCCGCGAGCTACGCGAGGCTCTGCACGATCTGCTCGCGGCACTGATCCACCAGGATGCTCCGGCCCCGGCGGAGGCGGTCGACCGCGTGGAGAACCATTGGAAGCGCGCGGTCGCCAGCGCGCGTCTCACCTTCCGCGGGGCCACACCGCAGCTCCAGGCCGGCGTCGAGACATCGGGGCTCGACTACCTCGATCACGAACTCGCCCTGCAGGCATTCGACCTGCTTCGGGCGCTGCCGCTGGAACGCACCCGCGTCTGCCTCGGTCAGCGATGCGGCTGGCTGTTCATCGACGGCTCCCGGGGCGGCCGCCGCCGCTGGTGCTCCATGGCCACCTGCGGGAACTCCGCCAAAGGCCGAACCCATTATCAGCGGAATCGAGCCGGTGGCACGGGCCCAGGTCTGGACAACGACGAAGCCCCAGGTCTCTGA
- a CDS encoding phosphoribosyltransferase: MSEVRENLTYEDFGRAVRELAQTIADDGYQPDIVLSIARGGVFVAGGLAYALDCKNIHLVNVEFYTGVGTTLEMPVMLAPVPNAIDFSDKKVLIADDVADTGKTLKLVHDFCVDHVAEVRSAVIYEKSHSLVKCEYVWKKTEDWINFPWSVLPPVSRTGEAPKPNLEAL; this comes from the coding sequence ATGAGTGAAGTGCGCGAGAACCTGACGTACGAGGACTTCGGCCGCGCCGTCCGCGAGCTCGCCCAGACGATCGCGGACGACGGCTACCAGCCCGACATCGTGCTCTCCATCGCCCGCGGCGGCGTCTTCGTCGCCGGCGGCCTGGCGTACGCCCTCGACTGCAAGAACATCCACCTCGTGAACGTGGAGTTCTACACCGGCGTCGGCACCACCCTGGAAATGCCGGTCATGCTCGCGCCCGTCCCCAACGCGATCGACTTCTCCGACAAGAAGGTCCTCATCGCGGACGACGTCGCCGACACCGGCAAGACGCTCAAGCTCGTCCACGACTTCTGCGTCGACCACGTGGCCGAGGTCCGCTCCGCGGTCATCTACGAGAAGTCGCACTCCCTCGTGAAGTGCGAGTACGTCTGGAAGAAGACCGAGGACTGGATCAACTTCCCGTGGTCGGTTCTGCCGCCGGTCAGCCGGACGGGCGAGGCGCCGAAGCCGAACCTGGAAGCGCTCTAG
- a CDS encoding SCO5918 family protein produces the protein MRCVIARYPFDLTKSGVLESMKGIKPEPVTGESVIIGRRAYPAKQVGQVITRQDRRDFSSGEVLRAMTRLGFTCRGLADADAPDLTPVQQASAMLGTPVAV, from the coding sequence ATGCGTTGCGTCATCGCCCGGTACCCGTTCGATCTGACCAAGAGCGGCGTCCTGGAATCCATGAAGGGCATCAAGCCCGAGCCGGTCACCGGTGAATCCGTGATCATCGGTCGCCGCGCCTATCCCGCCAAGCAGGTCGGCCAGGTCATCACCCGCCAGGACCGCCGTGACTTCAGCTCCGGCGAAGTCCTGAGGGCCATGACCCGGCTCGGTTTCACCTGCCGAGGGCTTGCCGACGCCGACGCACCCGACCTCACCCCGGTGCAGCAGGCATCCGCGATGCTCGGCACCCCGGTCGCCGTCTGA